The DNA sequence CAATTTTATTTCCTTTATATATTTTTTTACAACTTAAGAAAATTAACCATTGTAAAATAAATACCAGATATGTTATTAATGTGGTTTTAAACGAGTTCCCCATATAAAACCATACGTTTTGCATTTTTGATCTTTACTTTTTTGATTTGCCCCAAAAGCTCTTCACTATGCTCAACTTGAACCAAAAAGTTATTATCTGTTCTTCCTGCTATTGAATGATTAGGTCTTAATTCTTCAAATAAAACTTCAAATTCCTTATTATTTTGTTTTTCAACAATTTCATCTAAAATTTCATTGTGGCGATTTTGTAAAATAGAAAGTCTTTGAGACGCTATTTCAGAATCAATTTGATTTGGCATAGTAGCTGCTTTAGTTAAAGGACGTTTTGAATATTTAAAAGAAAACATTTGCTCAAATCGAATTTTTTCTAAAACATCCATAGTATCTTTAAAATCTTTTTCACTTTCTCCAGGAAATGCAACGATAATGTCTGTAGAAATGCTTACATTTGGACATAATTCTCTAAGCTTTAAAGCTCTATTGAGATACCATTCTTTTGTATAACCGCGTTTCATTGCTTTTAGAATTTCAGTAGAACCGCTTTGTAAAGGCATATGCATAGATTTGCAAATTTTAGGATTTTTTGAAAAAACTTCTAAAAATTTATCGTCCATATGCAATGGATGAGGACTAGTAAAACGAATTCGTTCCAAACCTTCTATAGTGCTAAGTTCTTCTAATAGATCTGAAAAATCCATTTTTTTATGATTATTTCGAAATCTTTTACCGTAATTATTTACATTTTGTCCAAGCAAAAAAATTTCTTTCGCTCCTTTTTTGACAGCTTTAATTGCCTCATTATATATAATTTCAAAAGGTATGGAAATTTCATCACC is a window from the Campylobacter sp. RM10537 genome containing:
- the miaB gene encoding tRNA (N6-isopentenyl adenosine(37)-C2)-methylthiotransferase MiaB, with product MSAKKLFIQTLGCAMNVRDSEHMIAELTQKENYSLTQDIKEADLILINTCSVREKPVHKLFSEVGGFEKIKKKNAKIGVCGCTASHLGNEIFRRAPYVDFVLGARNISKITQAINTPKFISVDIDYDESEFAFADFRNSIYKSYINISIGCDKHCTYCIVPHTRGDEISIPFEIIYNEAIKAVKKGAKEIFLLGQNVNNYGKRFRNNHKKMDFSDLLEELSTIEGLERIRFTSPHPLHMDDKFLEVFSKNPKICKSMHMPLQSGSTEILKAMKRGYTKEWYLNRALKLRELCPNVSISTDIIVAFPGESEKDFKDTMDVLEKIRFEQMFSFKYSKRPLTKAATMPNQIDSEIASQRLSILQNRHNEILDEIVEKQNNKEFEVLFEELRPNHSIAGRTDNNFLVQVEHSEELLGQIKKVKIKNAKRMVLYGELV